A region of uncultured Carboxylicivirga sp. DNA encodes the following proteins:
- a CDS encoding glycosyl hydrolase — protein MKKSLSFLLFMMLILSCSNDNNEETKTPPVFKSSIPADQEENVEISTQIQVTFNEVVYLVDNYNITVNGVAADVTEAYTKIIINTSLLKGKEYTISIPKGSLINMDNVLLADDIEFSFSTVEGPATSIDENLVSANASTQAVNVYNFLRENYGSKCLSSVHANVSWNTNEAEWVNYHTGKYPAMTTVDYIHLPASPANWIDYSQTTFLEEWWNNNGLICANWHWIVPRYEGHAKSNEFTYKPEETTFKASNVLIDGTWEHTIAMADLEKLAGYLKLLQEKNIPLIWRPFHEAAGNTYEYTNGTAWFWWGYEGPDTYKALWQFMFNYFEDQGLNNLIWVWTTQTKDNAFYPGDEYVDIVGRDIYTNTDASDIASQYLSIQETYPNKIITLSEMGGVSPISEQWRAGATWSYFMPWYDYDRTNVINSDAFYQTDHYHANITWWADAVAQSFVITRDEMPDLK, from the coding sequence ATGAAAAAATCACTGTCGTTTTTGTTATTCATGATGTTGATATTATCATGTTCAAATGATAATAATGAAGAAACAAAAACTCCCCCTGTTTTTAAAAGCAGTATCCCTGCAGATCAGGAAGAAAATGTTGAAATATCAACTCAAATACAGGTTACATTTAATGAAGTAGTGTATTTGGTAGATAATTATAATATAACGGTTAATGGAGTGGCGGCCGATGTTACTGAGGCATATACCAAAATAATAATAAACACATCGCTTCTCAAAGGAAAAGAATATACGATCAGTATTCCCAAGGGATCATTAATAAATATGGATAATGTGCTGTTGGCTGATGATATTGAGTTTTCGTTTAGCACGGTCGAAGGCCCGGCAACTTCAATTGATGAAAATTTAGTATCTGCCAATGCTTCAACTCAGGCTGTTAATGTTTATAACTTTCTGAGAGAAAACTATGGGAGTAAATGCTTATCATCCGTTCATGCCAATGTCTCGTGGAATACAAACGAAGCAGAATGGGTAAATTATCATACGGGAAAATATCCGGCCATGACAACGGTTGATTATATTCATCTACCAGCATCTCCAGCCAACTGGATTGACTATTCTCAAACAACTTTCCTGGAAGAATGGTGGAATAATAATGGCTTGATTTGTGCTAACTGGCACTGGATTGTTCCACGTTACGAGGGGCATGCAAAAAGCAATGAGTTCACTTATAAACCTGAAGAAACTACTTTTAAAGCATCGAATGTATTGATTGACGGAACCTGGGAACATACAATAGCGATGGCCGATTTAGAAAAGTTGGCTGGCTATTTGAAACTTCTGCAGGAGAAAAATATTCCGCTCATCTGGCGACCCTTTCATGAAGCTGCAGGAAATACATATGAATATACAAATGGAACTGCCTGGTTTTGGTGGGGATACGAAGGGCCAGATACCTACAAAGCGCTTTGGCAATTTATGTTTAATTATTTTGAGGATCAGGGATTAAATAATTTAATATGGGTATGGACTACTCAAACAAAAGATAATGCATTCTATCCGGGAGATGAGTATGTTGATATTGTTGGAAGAGATATTTATACCAATACAGATGCTTCTGATATAGCCTCGCAATATTTATCCATACAGGAAACTTATCCTAATAAGATTATAACGTTGAGTGAAATGGGTGGAGTGTCACCAATATCAGAGCAATGGAGAGCAGGTGCAACCTGGTCGTATTTTATGCCCTGGTATGATTATGATAGAACCAATGTAATTAATAGTGATGCTTTTTACCAGACAGATCACTATCATGCTAATATAACATGGTGGGCAGACGCTGTTGCCCAAAGCTTTGTAATTACAAGGGATGAGATGCCGGATTTAAAGTGA
- a CDS encoding sialate O-acetylesterase, whose protein sequence is MKQTRFLLVGLLVIITITTKANVSLPAVFADHMVLQQQSDVKIWGWGKPLEEVKLKAGWSADTLKTVVNNQGKWSVQIQTPKAGGPYEITIQGYNLLTLKDILIGEVWLLSGQSNMEWTTRGGIIGKEEAVKEADLPNIRLFTVTPRTALNPTHDVSGEWNVCTPETMLDFSSVGYFFGKKLQENLDVPIGMICSSWGGTPVEVWMPEEVLEADSQLITSAKSLQPVPWGPVEPGRAFNAMIAPMMPFQFAGVLWYQGEANTANPSTYTAMLQTMIKSWRVGFEKDFPFYFAQIAPWNGYGGTSGVEIREAQGKALSLAKTGMVMTSDIGDTIDIHPRNKKDVGLRFANLALNQTYGKTDLPIYGPQYSSYQVKGTKVTVLFDHADGLNVKGDALSLFEVKDQNGEWHKTKAKIRKNTVVLSSKVKEPVAVRFAWSNAATPGLFNNDKLPASCFNTDMP, encoded by the coding sequence ATGAAACAGACTCGATTTTTGCTTGTTGGTTTGCTGGTAATAATTACTATTACAACTAAGGCCAATGTTTCTTTACCTGCTGTTTTTGCTGATCATATGGTACTTCAGCAGCAAAGTGATGTTAAGATATGGGGGTGGGGAAAACCACTGGAAGAAGTAAAACTAAAAGCAGGTTGGAGTGCTGATACCTTGAAAACAGTGGTTAATAATCAGGGTAAGTGGTCAGTTCAAATTCAGACTCCCAAAGCAGGAGGTCCTTATGAAATTACTATTCAGGGCTATAACTTACTCACATTGAAAGATATTCTGATTGGAGAAGTTTGGTTATTGTCTGGTCAGTCTAATATGGAATGGACAACAAGGGGAGGAATAATAGGTAAAGAAGAAGCCGTGAAAGAAGCCGATCTTCCTAATATTCGGTTATTTACTGTAACGCCACGCACGGCTTTAAACCCTACCCATGATGTTAGTGGTGAATGGAATGTTTGTACTCCTGAAACCATGTTGGATTTTAGTTCGGTCGGTTATTTTTTCGGTAAGAAACTGCAAGAAAATCTGGATGTTCCAATTGGAATGATTTGTTCAAGCTGGGGTGGTACACCAGTGGAAGTATGGATGCCGGAGGAAGTATTAGAAGCAGATTCTCAATTAATAACATCTGCAAAATCTTTACAGCCAGTACCATGGGGACCGGTTGAACCCGGAAGAGCCTTTAATGCAATGATTGCACCTATGATGCCATTTCAGTTTGCCGGAGTGCTTTGGTATCAGGGAGAAGCAAATACTGCCAATCCATCAACTTATACAGCAATGTTGCAGACCATGATTAAATCGTGGAGAGTCGGCTTTGAAAAAGATTTTCCTTTCTATTTTGCTCAGATTGCTCCATGGAATGGTTATGGAGGTACTTCAGGTGTTGAAATCAGAGAAGCTCAAGGTAAGGCTTTGAGTCTTGCAAAAACCGGCATGGTAATGACCAGTGATATTGGAGATACCATTGATATTCACCCACGAAATAAGAAAGATGTGGGGCTGCGTTTTGCTAATCTGGCTTTAAATCAAACCTATGGTAAAACTGATTTGCCAATTTATGGTCCGCAATATTCTTCTTATCAGGTGAAAGGAACCAAAGTAACTGTTTTGTTTGATCATGCCGATGGATTAAATGTTAAGGGTGATGCACTATCGTTATTCGAAGTGAAGGACCAAAATGGAGAATGGCATAAGACAAAGGCAAAAATCAGAAAAAATACTGTGGTTTTAAGTAGTAAGGTGAAAGAACCGGTTGCTGTGCGATTTGCATGGAGTAATGCAGCTACACCAGGTTTGTTTAACAATGATAAGTTACCTGCATCCTGTTTTAATACCGATATGCCATAA
- a CDS encoding AGE family epimerase/isomerase, protein MKTDEMNNMIQEMDQELKEILMFWADHSLDTVRGGFIGETDRAGDKKEDADKGAVLNARLLWTFSSAYNFYRDKKYLDLADRAYDYLMTYFWDKKNGGLYWAVDSKGEVSNKRKQAYAQGFGIYGLSEYYKASGKKEALESSIELYQLIEKFFKDDELGGYIEALDDDWTPLEDMRLSLKDANEPKSMNTHLHIIEPYTNLYRMWPDADLKKRIQHLLEVFRDHIINQETAHFHLFFDMDWTIKSEIVSYGHDIEGAWLLTEAAHEIQDEELLSQMKEIGKRMVDITIKEGMDSDGSVFYEKEDGHLDTDKHWWPQAEAMVGLMDVYQNTGDIAYLEAIQKVWVFIKSYVKDKEYGEWFGKVKANGQPVLEDCKIGFWKCPYHNSRALLEVINRLKTINN, encoded by the coding sequence ATGAAAACAGACGAAATGAATAATATGATCCAGGAGATGGATCAGGAGTTGAAAGAGATATTAATGTTTTGGGCGGATCACTCATTGGACACTGTAAGAGGAGGATTTATAGGGGAAACAGACCGTGCCGGAGATAAAAAAGAAGATGCAGATAAAGGTGCAGTATTAAATGCCCGATTGTTATGGACCTTTTCTTCAGCCTATAATTTTTATAGAGATAAGAAGTATCTGGATTTAGCTGACAGGGCTTATGATTATCTTATGACTTATTTCTGGGATAAGAAAAATGGTGGTTTATACTGGGCCGTTGATTCAAAAGGTGAAGTATCCAATAAGCGTAAGCAAGCATATGCTCAGGGATTTGGTATTTATGGATTATCAGAATATTATAAAGCATCGGGCAAGAAAGAAGCTCTGGAAAGTTCCATTGAATTATATCAGCTTATTGAGAAATTTTTCAAGGATGATGAGCTGGGAGGTTACATTGAAGCTTTGGATGATGATTGGACACCATTGGAGGATATGCGTTTAAGTTTAAAAGATGCCAACGAACCAAAGTCGATGAATACGCATCTGCATATAATTGAACCTTATACCAATTTATATCGAATGTGGCCGGATGCTGATCTTAAAAAACGCATTCAGCATTTACTTGAAGTTTTCAGAGATCATATTATTAATCAGGAGACTGCACATTTTCATTTATTCTTCGATATGGACTGGACAATAAAATCTGAGATTGTGTCTTATGGTCATGATATTGAAGGTGCATGGTTATTGACTGAGGCGGCTCATGAAATACAAGATGAAGAACTGTTAAGCCAAATGAAGGAAATTGGAAAACGCATGGTGGATATTACCATTAAGGAGGGTATGGATAGCGATGGAAGTGTTTTCTATGAAAAAGAGGATGGTCATCTGGATACTGATAAACATTGGTGGCCGCAAGCCGAAGCCATGGTTGGTTTAATGGATGTATATCAAAATACAGGCGATATTGCTTATCTGGAAGCTATTCAGAAAGTGTGGGTTTTTATCAAATCGTATGTAAAAGACAAAGAATATGGTGAGTGGTTTGGTAAAGTAAAAGCAAATGGACAACCGGTACTGGAAGATTGTAAAATTGGATTCTGGAAATGTCCATACCATAATTCAAGAGCTTTGCTGGAAGTGATAAACAGACTTAAAACCATAAATAACTAA
- a CDS encoding sialate O-acetylesterase: MKRFLLLLMVISHFTFSNSCTKAETEEKLAPEFRSSIPANNETDVDMSSNIELTFNEVVYLTENHGITVNDVPATVEALYTKLNLSINMTPGTQYKILIPKGALVNMDGIKLDEEIELMFTTKEETVRHKDPNFHIYLCFGQSNMEGQGVIESQDKTVNERFQVLQALDCSDLGSKGKWRDAVPPLCQCASGLTPADYFGRTLIENLPDSIKVGVINMAIGGCDIRLFDKDIYQDYTATYNESWFTDKVAAYDGNPYQYLIDLAKVAQQDGVIKGILLHQGETNTGDAEWPNYVRKIYEDMMWDLTLCPDETPLLAGEVFSGESNCCSSMNPIINTLPSHIANAHVISSDGCTGQDEAHFDSAGYRELGKRYAVKMLSLLGYEDIVTE; this comes from the coding sequence ATGAAAAGATTCCTGTTATTGCTAATGGTTATTTCTCATTTTACTTTCAGTAATTCATGTACTAAAGCAGAAACGGAGGAAAAACTGGCACCTGAATTTCGATCAAGCATCCCAGCGAATAATGAAACGGATGTGGATATGTCCTCAAATATAGAGTTAACTTTCAATGAGGTTGTTTATTTGACAGAAAATCATGGTATTACTGTCAATGATGTTCCAGCAACAGTTGAAGCTTTATATACAAAGTTGAATTTGTCCATTAATATGACACCGGGCACTCAATATAAAATTTTGATTCCCAAAGGTGCTCTTGTTAATATGGATGGGATAAAATTAGATGAAGAAATAGAACTGATGTTTACAACAAAAGAAGAAACGGTTCGTCATAAAGACCCTAATTTTCATATTTACCTATGCTTTGGTCAGTCAAATATGGAAGGACAAGGTGTTATCGAATCTCAGGATAAAACTGTTAATGAGCGATTTCAGGTATTACAGGCTTTGGATTGCTCTGATTTAGGTTCAAAGGGTAAATGGCGTGATGCAGTGCCACCTTTATGTCAATGTGCATCGGGTTTAACTCCTGCTGATTATTTTGGGCGAACGCTGATCGAGAATCTTCCTGATTCAATAAAAGTTGGAGTTATCAATATGGCCATTGGTGGGTGTGATATCAGATTATTTGATAAGGATATTTATCAGGATTATACAGCTACCTATAACGAGAGTTGGTTTACCGATAAGGTAGCAGCCTATGATGGAAATCCATATCAGTATTTGATTGATCTTGCTAAAGTGGCTCAACAAGATGGGGTAATTAAAGGAATACTGTTGCATCAGGGAGAAACCAATACCGGTGATGCAGAATGGCCAAATTACGTCAGGAAAATTTATGAAGACATGATGTGGGATTTAACTCTTTGTCCAGATGAAACACCTCTGTTGGCAGGTGAAGTTTTTTCTGGTGAAAGCAATTGTTGTAGTTCGATGAATCCAATAATAAACACCTTACCATCGCATATTGCCAATGCTCATGTAATTTCTTCAGACGGTTGCACTGGGCAGGATGAAGCTCATTTTGATTCAGCAGGTTATAGAGAATTGGGTAAAAGATATGCTGTTAAAATGTTATCCTTATTAGGATATGAAGATATAGTTACTGAATAA
- a CDS encoding glycoside hydrolase family 27 protein, giving the protein MKKGIFLLVAALLALHVSAQKAENLALTPPMGWNSWNTFGTDINEKLVKDIADAFVETGLKDAGYEYLVLDDGWMAMERDENYNLVPDPKKFPNGMKAVVDYVHSKGLKFGIYNCAGNKTCAGYPGSRGFEYQDAKLYAEWGVDFLKYDWCNTENLNAKGAYQTMRDALHATGRPILFSICEWGDNDPWKWGEEMGHMWRVTGDIINCWDCKVGHGTWSSLGVWPIIKLRKDIRKYSGPGHWNDFDMMEVGNGMPEGQDRVHFAMWVMLSSPLIMGNDLRSASEETIEILTNKEVIAVSQDKMGIQAYCHSDEGKIEIWAKPMADGEWAFAIVNMSEEPVEINHDWAWHPVKDDLSGRSLSVEQIEYTIRDLYNHKDLVTTKKNLKATIPGHDVLMIRLTPKKK; this is encoded by the coding sequence ATGAAAAAAGGAATATTTTTGTTGGTTGCTGCTTTACTTGCTTTACATGTGAGTGCTCAAAAAGCTGAAAACCTTGCCTTAACTCCGCCGATGGGATGGAATAGTTGGAATACTTTCGGAACTGATATTAATGAAAAACTGGTGAAAGATATTGCTGATGCTTTTGTAGAGACTGGTTTGAAAGATGCTGGTTATGAGTATTTGGTATTGGATGATGGTTGGATGGCAATGGAACGTGATGAGAACTATAACCTTGTACCCGATCCCAAAAAATTTCCTAACGGAATGAAGGCGGTTGTGGATTATGTGCACAGTAAAGGATTGAAATTTGGTATTTATAATTGTGCCGGAAATAAAACTTGTGCCGGCTATCCGGGTAGCCGGGGTTTTGAGTATCAGGATGCAAAATTATATGCCGAGTGGGGAGTTGATTTTTTAAAGTACGATTGGTGTAACACGGAAAATCTGAATGCCAAAGGTGCATATCAAACCATGCGTGATGCCTTGCATGCAACTGGTCGTCCTATTCTTTTCAGTATCTGCGAATGGGGTGACAACGATCCATGGAAATGGGGTGAAGAAATGGGGCATATGTGGCGTGTTACCGGCGATATCATTAACTGCTGGGATTGTAAGGTAGGACATGGTACATGGTCGTCATTAGGTGTTTGGCCAATCATAAAATTACGCAAGGATATACGTAAATATTCAGGACCAGGTCACTGGAACGATTTTGATATGATGGAAGTGGGTAACGGAATGCCTGAGGGACAGGATCGTGTTCATTTTGCCATGTGGGTAATGTTATCATCACCATTGATTATGGGTAATGATTTACGTTCGGCATCAGAAGAAACCATCGAAATATTAACAAATAAGGAAGTAATTGCAGTTAGTCAGGATAAGATGGGTATTCAGGCCTATTGTCATTCTGATGAAGGTAAAATTGAAATATGGGCTAAGCCAATGGCTGATGGAGAGTGGGCTTTTGCCATTGTAAATATGAGCGAGGAACCTGTTGAAATCAATCATGATTGGGCGTGGCATCCGGTTAAGGATGATTTATCCGGAAGAAGTTTGTCTGTAGAACAAATCGAATACACCATCAGAGACCTATATAATCATAAAGATTTAGTTACAACTAAAAAGAATCTGAAAGCCACAATACCGGGGCATGATGTGTTAATGATCAGACTAACACCAAAGAAAAAATAG
- a CDS encoding glycoside hydrolase family 9 protein has translation MKISFLNLLLILVISSCTSKTSIKVNSLGYKPDDAKYASITQPSETTFSIIDHQTKKTVFKDEISQTIFQNDVNEKVARINFSDLNQPGNYYIKVGDVASPVFTISKDVFKKPLYTSMRAFYLWHCGEAVEGEHDGQTYTHEECHTDDGYTAYQEGDEQKKDGVGGWHDAGDYGKYTVNAGVTVGSLFLAWEHFKDKLSALNLHLPENSENAKYPDFLKEIKYEIDWLFKMQYNDGSGRVSHKLTRKFFSGFIMPETDNEKRYFTTWSSAATADFVAMMAMASRNLRPFDELYADSCLAAAKVSYQCLLKHPEHVKFEQGDFSTGGYQTNDEDDRLWAAAEMWLATGEQLYLDDLEQRLSVLDNLVELNWDWGNVGNLGVYGYVLHPTETQNQDLYIKAKSAVLSVADSIVKNTQKDVYGRSFDKYFWGCNGTVARHSINLGVANLLQPDKKYADASVNIVSHLFGCNYYGRSYITGLGINPPMYPHSRRSAADSVDAPWPGYIVGGGHTATDWVDKEESYSHNEIAINWQAGLVYLLSSVY, from the coding sequence ATGAAAATCTCCTTCCTCAATCTTCTTCTTATATTAGTCATTTCATCTTGTACTTCAAAAACAAGTATTAAAGTTAATTCATTGGGATATAAGCCTGATGATGCAAAATATGCCAGTATAACACAACCATCAGAAACCACCTTTTCAATTATTGATCATCAGACTAAAAAAACAGTTTTTAAAGATGAGATCAGTCAAACGATATTTCAGAATGATGTAAATGAGAAAGTCGCCAGAATTAATTTTTCAGACCTTAATCAACCTGGTAACTATTATATAAAAGTAGGTGATGTAGCTTCTCCTGTATTTACAATTAGCAAAGATGTTTTTAAGAAACCGCTGTATACTTCGATGCGTGCTTTTTATTTGTGGCATTGTGGTGAGGCAGTTGAAGGAGAGCATGACGGACAAACTTACACACATGAAGAATGTCACACCGATGATGGTTATACTGCTTATCAAGAAGGTGATGAGCAAAAGAAGGATGGTGTTGGTGGATGGCACGATGCAGGAGACTATGGAAAGTATACTGTGAATGCAGGTGTAACGGTTGGTTCTCTGTTTTTGGCATGGGAGCATTTCAAGGATAAGTTATCTGCTTTGAATCTGCACTTGCCTGAAAATAGTGAGAATGCTAAATACCCTGATTTTCTGAAGGAAATTAAATATGAGATTGATTGGTTGTTTAAAATGCAATACAATGATGGCTCAGGTCGTGTGTCTCATAAGCTAACCCGTAAATTCTTTTCAGGATTTATAATGCCGGAAACAGATAATGAAAAAAGATATTTTACAACCTGGAGTTCTGCGGCTACGGCTGATTTTGTGGCAATGATGGCGATGGCTTCCCGTAATTTACGCCCTTTTGATGAATTGTATGCCGATAGCTGTTTGGCAGCGGCTAAAGTAAGTTACCAATGTTTATTGAAACACCCTGAGCATGTTAAGTTTGAACAAGGCGATTTTTCTACAGGAGGATACCAGACCAATGATGAGGATGATCGTTTGTGGGCAGCAGCTGAAATGTGGCTGGCAACAGGTGAACAACTTTACCTCGACGATCTTGAACAACGTTTAAGTGTGCTGGATAATTTAGTTGAGTTAAATTGGGATTGGGGCAATGTAGGTAATCTTGGGGTTTATGGTTATGTATTGCATCCAACTGAAACTCAAAATCAGGATTTATATATAAAAGCTAAATCAGCCGTTTTGTCGGTTGCTGATTCGATTGTGAAGAACACACAAAAAGATGTTTATGGCAGATCGTTTGATAAGTATTTCTGGGGTTGTAACGGAACTGTAGCCCGTCATTCTATCAATCTAGGAGTTGCTAATTTACTTCAGCCAGATAAAAAGTATGCAGATGCATCGGTTAACATTGTTAGCCACTTGTTTGGGTGTAATTATTATGGCAGATCTTACATTACCGGTTTGGGAATAAATCCGCCAATGTATCCGCATTCGCGCAGGAGTGCAGCCGATTCTGTTGATGCTCCTTGGCCGGGATATATTGTTGGTGGAGGACATACCGCTACTGACTGGGTTGATAAAGAAGAAAGTTATAGCCATAATGAAATTGCCATTAACTGGCAGGCCGGTTTAGTTTATCTGTTGTCTTCGGTTTATTAA
- a CDS encoding cellulase family glycosylhydrolase has translation MKELKSNMLVLFYVLLTLVACSDNSSELTPELVVSATELNFTNEEQTKSLTVSSNVEFTIESSASWCVVTPESAEAGIKTIKVTAAENTETEDRIATITITARDLTETISVQQDKNIVLVLETDEYTLNPEAQELTISFKRSGDVAINIDSDWISLKELKSEIEDSRTFIIDENTSILIRKGTITFTLDNISETATITQEGIDPAIEADATGVESTAIELGARIIAGWNVGNSLEVPGGETNWGNPMVNKDLIDGVKAAGFNAVRIPCAWNGYIIDDETYEIDYAWLARVKEVVDYCVDNEMYAIINTHWDGGWLEEHPLYSKQEEINNQLYALWQQIGVYFRDYDEHLLFAGTNEVHEDYSEPSSENIDVQQSFNQTFVNAVRSTGGKNYYRNLIVQTYNTNIGWGLKYFELPTDVVNNRLFVEVHYYDPYEFTLKTDAGYNTQWGQGYTDVTSWGQEDYLQEQFGKMKAAYYDLGYPIILGEYGAIYRSSLSGTALQLHNESRNYFLKTVTSEAKANGFIPFIWDNGAGDFGLFNRSTGAQIKSDAIQAIIDGANN, from the coding sequence ATGAAAGAACTAAAAAGTAATATGCTGGTCTTGTTTTATGTATTGTTGACCTTGGTGGCATGTTCCGATAACTCATCAGAATTAACACCAGAGTTAGTAGTTTCAGCAACAGAATTAAATTTCACAAATGAAGAGCAGACGAAATCTTTAACTGTTTCTTCAAATGTTGAATTTACCATAGAAAGTTCAGCTTCCTGGTGTGTCGTTACACCTGAATCGGCTGAAGCTGGAATTAAAACGATTAAGGTAACAGCTGCAGAAAACACAGAAACAGAAGATCGAATAGCCACTATAACAATTACAGCCAGGGATCTGACAGAAACAATTTCAGTTCAACAGGATAAGAATATCGTTTTGGTACTTGAAACTGATGAATATACTCTTAATCCGGAAGCTCAGGAATTAACGATCTCTTTTAAACGTTCTGGAGATGTTGCAATTAATATTGATAGTGATTGGATTTCACTTAAGGAATTGAAAAGTGAAATAGAAGATTCAAGGACCTTTATTATTGATGAAAATACTTCAATATTAATTCGTAAAGGCACCATCACTTTTACTTTAGATAATATAAGTGAAACGGCAACCATTACACAAGAAGGCATTGATCCTGCAATTGAAGCAGATGCTACTGGTGTTGAAAGTACTGCTATTGAGTTAGGAGCCAGAATTATTGCCGGCTGGAATGTTGGTAATTCATTGGAAGTGCCAGGGGGAGAGACTAATTGGGGAAATCCAATGGTAAATAAAGATTTAATAGATGGAGTTAAAGCCGCCGGGTTTAATGCGGTTCGTATCCCATGTGCATGGAACGGATACATTATTGATGATGAAACTTATGAAATAGATTATGCCTGGTTAGCTCGTGTTAAAGAAGTAGTGGATTACTGTGTTGATAACGAGATGTATGCCATCATTAATACACACTGGGATGGTGGATGGCTGGAAGAACATCCTCTATATTCAAAGCAGGAAGAAATTAATAATCAGTTATATGCTTTGTGGCAACAAATAGGAGTTTATTTCAGAGATTATGATGAACATTTATTGTTTGCCGGAACTAATGAGGTACACGAAGATTACAGTGAGCCATCATCCGAAAATATAGATGTACAACAATCTTTTAACCAGACTTTTGTTAATGCTGTTCGATCAACGGGTGGTAAGAATTACTATCGTAACCTGATTGTTCAAACATATAATACAAACATTGGTTGGGGCTTAAAGTATTTTGAGTTACCAACGGATGTGGTCAACAATCGCTTATTTGTTGAGGTGCATTACTACGATCCTTATGAATTTACGCTGAAAACTGACGCCGGTTATAACACCCAATGGGGACAGGGATATACGGATGTAACCAGTTGGGGACAGGAAGATTATTTACAGGAGCAATTTGGCAAGATGAAGGCTGCATATTATGATTTAGGTTATCCAATTATTCTTGGAGAGTACGGAGCAATTTATCGTTCATCATTAAGTGGTACTGCATTGCAATTACATAATGAGTCGCGTAATTATTTCCTTAAAACAGTTACAAGTGAAGCCAAGGCAAATGGATTCATTCCTTTTATTTGGGACAATGGAGCCGGCGATTTTGGTCTCTTTAACCGAAGCACAGGTGCACAGATTAAATCAGATGCTATTCAGGCAATTATTGATGGAGCAAATAATTAG